A window of Daucus carota subsp. sativus chromosome 2, DH1 v3.0, whole genome shotgun sequence genomic DNA:
AAGCAGTGAATACAAGCCAAGTGCAACCTATTGCTGTTTGCCCAGCTAAATTTCTTCCAGTTTCAAAACAATTTGATCTTTCTTCTGAGAAGGAAACATCAGCATCTATTCAATGTATTGATTTTCCTGTAAGATCAGCCCTTTCCCCAAAAGAATTAACATCTGGGGGTTCCCGAGCTTGTCCACTATCTTCTCGCCCACCAGCTACTCCAATTAAACAATTTTCTTCAACAAAGAATGAGGTTTCCTCTACAGTATCTGATAGCATCCAAGTTACTCCTGTGAAATCcttttcaaaatcatcaaaattgCTTTCAACCCCAGCAAAACTCACAAGTGGCGAAGAAACTCCAGAAAAACTCATGAGTGCCACACCCGTGCTGCAGCCACCCAAGAGGTGTTATATGAGCCCAGATGCTGATACAATGAGTTCGCCAAACAAATTAGTCAGGCGGCCACAACGTAGTAGGTCCCTGAAATTTGACACCCCTAAAAAAAAGGAACGTATTGATGAAGTTTTTGACACCCCTATGAAGAAGAGACGTGTTGAGGAAACCACAACCACTGGGGGCGGAAAGTTATCACTTGACGATGATATTTTTGACATACTTCCTCAGAATCTTCTTCTGTCGGTAAGTATTGTATGAAACTCCTTTTTTCTGATGAATATATCACAATGCTGTTCTTTGTTAATTGTTACTTTGGTGCTAACACTATGTCATATTTTGCACTATCATTACGAGAAGGGATTTGGATGACCAAGATCTGTAAATTTAGAAGACTGACAACTTttgttttttgttcttttttggATTAAAATGTAGCACCTTCAATATATAGGTTCATACATGAATTTACTGCATTAAACAAGTAGTAGAACCTACCTCCTTGTCAAAAGATTGCATGCTTTGAAGAATCTTTCTTTTTTAGCTGATACTGCTGGTGCTTTAAGTTTCATTTGTATCTATGGGAATTTCTAAACACTAAACATGCAGTTTCTTTATAGTTATTTGTGGTGGCCACTTCATGTTGAGAAAATTAAGTTGGAGTTCTTTGTGGTCGCCACTTCATGTTGAGAAAATCAAGTTCGAATTGCATCTTACTTTGTTCATACTATTAGACTACCTTGTTTTGCAGGACAAGGTATATTTTGATTGTTcagtaattttttaatattttcctgCCTCAAGATAGATTTGAGGGTAATTGTTGGATGAAGTCATATCTATCAAATGTTTGTCATATAGTTGTAATTTAGATATCTGGAGTTATCTCTTGTGGCTGTGATTTTTGTGGCTCGACCTGAAACAGGAGACTAAACACGTTTCTTGCTGCAGAttagagaaaaagaaaagaaagtccTGGAGGATCAGGACCCAGCAATCTCGCAAGCAAAGCGGCGGCAACAGATGATTGCTAGCTTGCCTAAGCTCTTCGACATGGTTCATTACTTTTTTCAGTCAATTAAGCGTTCAGCCATTACAAAAGATGAGCTTTTGCACAAAATTGTTGCAAGCCATTTGGACATTGTTGACAAAAGTAAGCTATGTCGCTTGGAAGTAgcacaaaataaataattagcaaTACTTTGATGCATTTTTTGAAGTTAGCCTGTTTTATTTTTACAGGAGAGGTTGAAGAGCAGCTGAGATTGTTACAAGAACTAGCTCCTGAATGGATCTATGAGAAGTCTGCGACTACAGGGGATCTTCTTTTATGGTAGGAACTCTAATATCCACTTTTGATGGTGGCTCTTGTTAGAtagtattattttgtttttgagtTCAAAAGTATTAGGCACTATTTATATTCAGATTTAAGAAGTATTAATTGTTAAGTGTACTTTTTCAGCATTAACAAGATATCAAGTCCTGAATCAGTACGAGCAAGATTAGCTGAAGCAAGATAAAGAATGCTGCTTGATGGACCGCCAGCTACATTTTGCCCCTGTACATGTCTTTTGGCattgctttttaattttttttccccatTCTTGTCGCTAACATCACCAGTTATGTAGTTTGGTTTGTAATTTAAATGATGAAATCAAGCTAGAATTACTGATCCGTAGTTGCTAGTAAATAGCCAACATTCAGTTCTCAGTAACTTAATGAACTTATGTGGTTATTTACAACTTCAGTGTGGCACTTgactttattgttttattttttgtgaacATTGGATCTGGTCTTGTCTTTTACATTGTTACAAGATTAAGCATCTTCTATGAAAAATGCATGTGTTTCAATCGTAATCGAcctctttctctttttttagtAATGCTCAGGATCTGCATCTCCTTATATCAGCATAATTATAGAACATGAATCTCTATACTATGCAATAAAATTTGCAGAAGCTGCTGTATTCCCAGATCATAAAAGTATGATTTCTTATTAGATTATGATGAATGTGTTTTATGGACTGAtttgtatgaaattttaaatactttCACTCCAGGCGGCTTGTCAGTATGTCCCTGTTCAGATACAAAACATTTTCAAGGCTTTTTTCTATCTTGCACTGCTGTTATTATTCTTGTTATGATAATTACAATGTTGAGATATATCCAATGAGGAAAATTAACATTCCCAGACCTACTAAGCAACTATAAAGCTGTGAGGAGAAGAATACCAAGAGTATCTAATCAGGAAGAATGAATAACACTAGGCAAAGAGAAGTGTTGCAGTTCAGGACTCCCCAGCACCCAAGTTCAGGCACTAACAACTGGGGTGGTGCTTCACCAATGTTGGCTAGAAATGTGCCCAAGGAATCCCTAGAGCAAAGGTACCTTAATCTCAACGCTATTCGGACACGCGACGAGATCTTTTCGGCCCTTGATCATGAATTCTTCAAAGGCTTGACTGAGAAAGAATCACAGTGTCCTCCCACTCCTAGTCGCCGCAGGGGAATGTTGTTGAAGTTCATATTTAGGCAAAAGGAGAAAAGTGCGCAGCTCGGTTCCCCTAAGAAAAAGAGATGGTTTCGCAAAATGGATCACAAAACAAGGTGGCCTCAAGGTTGGTGTTGATCTGTCCAAGAAGTTTTAATCTAGAAAGTTATGGCATTTCTTACCAAGTCTAATGATTGGCATCGTCGCCATGGTGGTATGAGTTCAAGGGTCAGGAGAGATCAATGGCAACTTATTCGAATTCGAGACACAAATGCAGTAGCAAACATCATTTGTGATGAGAAATTTTCTTTCTTACTTGAGTATATGTACCCAAGTACCTAACATAGTCGGTGCTATGCTAGTTGTTTCAGACTACATTCTTAACTATACAATTATAAATTTACTGGCAAATGTGATCACTGTTCTCTGGGCTTTGGTCTATTTTGTTTAAGATCAATAAAGGAACACTCAGATTTTAGTTGATTGATGGTTTCATAACCATTCCTCAATCATCCTTTTCCACCATCTCTAAGAAACCTGTAAGGCTTTCCTGTGTCCGTGATGAATACGTGAAGGACAGTGTGGCAAAGCACTAATTTGTATTTGCTGGACTGTTTGAAGGATCCGAGCCGATGTAATTAAAATTGCTTATATTGGAGAAGGAATAAAAACTGCTAACAGAGAGGCTTTTGTGTTGAAATGAAATGCTACAATACTCTTGGAAATAAACTAAGGCAATTCTCATAATATGAATTGAAAACAGAGAAGGATTAAATGACAATTGCCCCAACTTAGACATGGCACATTACTTGAGAACTAAGGAAAGATCATCTACTAGGAGCTGCTTCCGTTTAAGATACTGGTGCAGAAGTGTAAGCCTGGCTGTCTCAAATGCAAAGAAGCCCAAAGCCGAAAAGCAAGCACTGTGGACTATCCTAGGCGCCATCCCATGACTGAATCCAACCCAACCTTCTTCCATCAAGATCTGTTTCA
This region includes:
- the LOC108206576 gene encoding CDT1-like protein a, chloroplastic, with amino-acid sequence MDSAEEMRSTFESFKSKKILNSVSKTPSLPEAVKAPIESPWSSKTPEKSVNPTRRLRNRGAALSLKEVRQCAKKLQNRDPKTRPDPVTASDEQISSEPVQSPVAKPKRSVKLPEQYEILDKLFSSLDSSIRLLRIKGTVSTFANISPKMECLTDRRFSHGQLAQLKFIFPEAIEIEKILMRDERTCCMKPDLHVTLNFDAIESDGKSKSSSSNSGSLLLRKAFRARLFKFLEAHPEGDEVPEATLPEPFNKPPQGSLKMDTIDASNVSATKQKSVLFSQQPVPPSHLPPSFRRGFSKRTLSTEAVNTSQVQPIAVCPAKFLPVSKQFDLSSEKETSASIQCIDFPVRSALSPKELTSGGSRACPLSSRPPATPIKQFSSTKNEVSSTVSDSIQVTPVKSFSKSSKLLSTPAKLTSGEETPEKLMSATPVLQPPKRCYMSPDADTMSSPNKLVRRPQRSRSLKFDTPKKKERIDEVFDTPMKKRRVEETTTTGGGKLSLDDDIFDILPQNLLLSIREKEKKVLEDQDPAISQAKRRQQMIASLPKLFDMVHYFFQSIKRSAITKDELLHKIVASHLDIVDKREVEEQLRLLQELAPEWIYEKSATTGDLLLCINKISSPESVRARLAEAR